A stretch of Cucumis sativus cultivar 9930 chromosome 2, Cucumber_9930_V3, whole genome shotgun sequence DNA encodes these proteins:
- the LOC105434766 gene encoding uncharacterized protein LOC105434766, producing the protein MKILAWNVRGIGSTQKRVQIKHVISDYAPDFVCLSETKLLNVNNKLVKSIWSSISIKYIFKQVSGRSGGILLMWDDLKHQLINYVIGEFTISTNFVEADGYNWWITSVYDLVNRSRRKSFWQELMNLAQTCGSNWLLAGDFNAIRWNIETSSNNPFKYSMTKFNYLILNLGLVDPPLTNGSYTWSNLRDPLCSLD; encoded by the coding sequence ATGAAAATCTTAGCTTGGAATGTAAGAGGGATTGGTTCTACCCAAAAAAGAGTCCAAATAAAACATGTTATTTCTGATTATGCTCCTGATTTTGTTTGCCTATCTGAAACTAAATTGTTGAATGTAAACAACAAACTGGTTAAATCTATCTGGAGCTCTATTAgcatcaaatacatttttaaacaaGTTAGTGGGAGATCGGGTGGCATTCTGTTAATGTGGGATGATTTGAAGCACCAACTTATCAACTATGTTATTGGGGAGTTCAccatttcaacaaattttgttgaagcAGATGGTTATAATTGGTGGATCACATCAGTATATGACCTTGTAAATAGAAGCAGAAGGAAATCATTTTGGCAAGAGCTGATGAATCTCGCTCAAACATGTGGATCAAATTGGTTGTTAGCAGGGGACTTCAATGCTATCAGATGGAATATTGAAACTTCATCAAATAATCCTTTCAAATACAGCATGACAAAGTTCAACTATCTCATTCTCAACCTTGGTTTGGTTGATCCTCCTTTGACAAATGGTTCTTATACATGGTCCAACCTTAGGGACCCCCTGTGCTCTCTAGACTAG
- the LOC101208998 gene encoding cellulose synthase-like protein H1 gives MAKPLPFYERTTIKRPTQRALDIAIFILLISLLAYRVLLMYNHGFSYLQTIAFLCEFWFSFVWFLAIITRWNPVDYKTYPQRLLKREMEFPAVDIFVTTADPVLEPPIITVNTVLSLMALDYPANKLGCYISDDGCSALTLFALNEALKFAKIWIPFCKRYDVQVRAPFMYFSTPPHLHSSTQFLNDWETLKVEYEKLEGKIKEAEENRNGWNEEIGIDLAAFSNINTKHHPTIIKTLWENKEVSDELPHLIYISREKSLKHHHHYKAGAMNVLTRVSGVLTNAPYILNVDCDMFVNNPQVVLHAMCVFLNSKDDLKDIGYVQTPQCFYDGLKDDPFGNQLVVVFEYFGRGIMGLQGPFYGGTGCFHRRKVLYAQFPHHTAYFLNGKASEQELIKTFGYSKTFTKSATYAFKDDQNTSGYPPKGLFNTNNLDAANHVAGCGYEISTTWGSKIGWIYGSTSEDVLTGLVIQTRGWRSIFLALNPPAFLGCAPSQLVASLNQQKRWATGFLQVLFNKHCPIFGTLFGKLQWRQCAAYLWMLTWGLRSIPELSYALLPAYCLITNSSFFPTMKERAIFIPIFLFIIYNFQQLLQYKETGQSLRAWWNNQKMGRVNTICAWLFGVRNVVLNFLGGKETVFEVTKKETCCEVNLGHFTFDESPMFVPGTTIMLLQFIALFMSFIRLERPRSAVLEVVCSIWLLLCFWPFLKGIFMFGKGRYGLSFSTIYKSVALALLFVLLCQTTTMN, from the exons ATGGCCAAACCTCTCCCATTTTACGAAAGAACAACTATCAAAAGACCAACCCAAAGAGCATTAGACATCGCCATCTTCATCCTGCTGATTTCTCTTCTTGCTTATCGTGTATTGTTGATGTACAACCATGGCTTCTCCTATCTCCAAACAATTGCGTTTCTTTGCGAATTTTGGTTCTcttttgtttggtttcttGCCATCATCACTAGATGGAACCCCGTCGACTACAAGACTTACCCTCAACGCCTTCTTAAACG GGAGATGGAATTTCCGGCGGTGGATATATTTGTGACGACGGCGGATCCGGTGTTGGAACCACCAATAATAACTGTGAACACGGTGTTGTCTTTGATGGCGTTGGATTATCCGGCAAATAAACTTGGTTGTTATATCTCTGACGATGGCTGCTCCGCTCTAACCTTATTTGCACTGAATGAAGCATTGAAATTTGCAAAGATTTGGATTCCATTTTGCAAAAGATATGACGTCCAAGTCCGAGCTCCTTTTATGTATTTCTCAACACCACCTCATCTTCATTCCTCTACTCAATTCCTAAATGATTGGGAAACCCTAAAG gTGGAGTATGAGAAGCTTGAGGGGAAAATAAAGGAAGcagaagaaaacagaaatgGTTGGAATGAAGAAATTGGAATTGATTTGGCTGCTTTCTCCAACATCAACACCAAACACCATCCCACCATAATTAAG ACATTGTGGGAGAACAAAGAAGTGTCGGACGAATTACcacatttaatatatatatcgaGGGAAAAGAGTCTCAAACATCACCACCATTATAAAGCTGGTGCCATGAACGTTTTG ACAAGAGTATCTGGAGTATTGACAAATGCTCCATACATATTAAATGTGGACTGTGACATGTTTGTCAATAATCCCCAAGTTGTGTTACATGCAATGTGTGTATTTCTCAACTCCAAAGATGATTTGAAAGATATTGGATATGTTCAAACTCCTCAATGCTTTTATGATGGCCTTAAGGATGACCCCTTTGGGAATCAACTAGTGGTTGTATTCGAG taCTTTGGACGTGGGATCATGGGACTTCAGGGACCTTTCTACGGTGGAACAGGATGTTTCCATAGACGAAAAGTCTTATATGCCCAATTTCCTCACCACACTGCCTATTTTTTGAATG GAAAAGCTTCTGAacaagaattaataaaaacatttggaTATTCCAAAACTTTTACAAAGTCAGCAACTTATGCTTTTAAAGATGATCAAAACACAAGTGGGTATCCTCCAAAAGGCCTTTTCAACACCAATAATCTTGATGCTGCTAACCACGTGGCTGGATGTGGCTATGAGATCAGCACTACATGGGGTTccaag ATTGGGTGGATATATGGATCTACAAGCGAAGATGTTTTAACAGGCTTAGTGATTCAAACGAGAGGGTGGAGATCCATTTTCCTTGCATTAAACCCTCCTGCATTCTTAGGGTGTGCACCTTCACAACTTGTCGCTTCattaaatcaacaaaaacGATGGGCCACTGGCTTCCTCCAAGTTTTATTCAACAAACACTGCCCTATTTTTGGTACACTGTTTGGGAAGCTACAATGGAGGCAATGTGCAGCCTACTTATGGATGCTCACTTGGGGCCTTCGTTCCATTCCTGAGCTTTCTTATGCTTTACTTCCAGCCTATTGCCTCATCACTAACTCCTCTTTCTTTCCAACT ATGAAAGAGAGAGCAATCTTCATCCCTATTTTCCTGTTCATCATTTACAACTTTCAACAACTGTTACAATACAAAGAAACAGGTCAATCATTAAGAGCTTGGTGGAATAACCAAAAAATGGGAAGAGTAAACACCATATGTGCATGGTTGTTCGGAGTAAGGAACGtggttctaaactttttaGGTGGAAAAGAAACTGTGTTCGAAGTAACAAAGAAAGAGACGTGTTGTGAGGTAAATTTAGGGCATTTTACCTTTGATGAGTCTCCCATGTTTGTGCCAGGGACGACCATTATGTTGCTCCAATTTATTGCTTTATTCATGAGCTTCATAAGGCTAGAGAGACCAAGAAGTGCAGTGCTCGAGGTGGTTTGTAGCATATGGTTACTTTTATGCTTTTGGCCATTCTTAAAGGGAATCTTTATGTTTGGTAAAGGAAGATATGGACTTTCTTTTTCCACCATATACAAATCAGTCGCGTTAGCACTATTGTTTGTGCTTTTATGCCAAACAACAACCATGAATTAA
- the LOC101218577 gene encoding cellulose synthase-like protein H1 has protein sequence MAKSLPLYEKTNIKRSTQRVLDITIFILLVSLDGYRVLLIYNHGFSYLQTIAFLCEFWFSFVWFLAIIIKWNPVHYETYPQRLLKREVELPAVDIFVTTADPVLEPPIITVNTVLSLMALDYPSNKLGCYVSDDGCSSLTLYALKEALKFGKIWVPFCKKYEIQVRAPFRYFSSPPHLHTSAEFRNDWQMVKVEYEKLEANIKEAEENKFGLEEEVDGMDMADFCNLHTKNHPTIIKMLWENKDDLDELPHLIYVSREKSFKHHHYYKAGAMNVLTRVSGVLTNAPYILNVDCDMFMNNPQVVLHAMCVFFNSEDDFEDIGYVQTPPCFYDGLKDDPYGNQLVIVYEYFTRGIMGLQGPIYSGSGCFHRRKVLYGQFPHYTTNSVDGRKASEQEIIKSFGYSKAFAKSAIYAFEETTFGYLPEGLFNNNNLEAAIQVAGCGYEIGTTWGSKIGWMYGSTCEDILTSLVIHRKGWRSIYIALNPPAFLGCAPSQLVTSLTQQKRWVTGLLEILFSKHCPIFGTLFENLQWKQCAAYLWILTWGIRSILELSYALLPPYCLITNTSFFPTMEERAIFIPISLFIVYNFQQLLQYKETGQSVRAWWNNQRMGRINTICAWLFGVGNAVLKLLGVRETVFEVTKKETYCEVDLGHFTFDESPMFVTGTTILLLQLIALLTSFIRLGRSRSAVLEVICSLWLFLCFWPFLKGILMFGKGRYGLPFSTIYKSAILTLLFVLLCLRTTVN, from the exons ATGGCTAAATCTCTCCCACTATacgaaaaaacaaatatcaagaGATCAACCCAAAGAGTATTGGATATTACCATATTCATCCTATTGGTTTCTCTCGATGGCTATCGTGTATTGTTGATTTATAACCATGGCTTCTCCTATCTCCAAACCATTGCCTTCCTTTGCGAATTTTGGTTCTCTTTCGTCTGGTTTCTTGCTATCATCATCAAATGGAACCCCGTCCACTACGAAACTTACCCTCAACGTCTTCTCAAACG GGAGGTGGAACTTCCGGCGGTGGACATATTTGTGACGACGGCAGATCCGGTGTTGGAACCGCCGATAATAACGGTGAACACAGTGTTGTCTCTGATGGCCTTAGACTATCCGTCGAATAAGCTTGGTTGTTATGTGTCCGACGACGGCTGCTCTTCTCTAACTTTGTATGCATTAAAAGAAGCATTGAAATTTGGGAAGATTTGGGTTCCATTTTGCAAAAAGTACGAAATTCAAGTTAGAGCTCCCTTTAGGTATTTCTCATCGCCGCCCCATCTTCATACCTCTGCTGAATTCCGAAATGATTGGCAAATGGTCAAG GTGGAGTATGAGAAGCTTGAAGCAAACATAAAGGAAgcagaagaaaacaaatttggtttagaagaagaagttgatgGAATGGACATGGCAGATTTCTGCAATCTCCACACCAAAAACCATCCCACCATAATTAAG ATGTTGTGGGAGAACAAAGATGATTTAGACGAATTGCCCCATTTAATATATGTATCGAGGGAGAAGAGTTTCAAACATCACCACTATTACAAAGCGGGTGCAATGAACGTTTTg ACAAGAGTGTCGGGTGTATTGACAAATGCACCCTACATATTAAACGTGGATTGTGACATGTTTATGAATAATCCCCAAGTCGTTTTACATGCGATGTGTGTATTTTTCAACTCGGAGGATGACTTTGAAGATATTGGATATGTTCAAACTCCTCCATGCTTTTATGATGGCCTCAAGGACGACCCCTACGGAAATCAATTAGTGATCGTATATGAG TACTTCACACGTGGGATCATGGGACTTCAAGGGCCTATCTATAGCGGGAGTGGGTGTTTCCATAGACGAAAAGTGTTATATGGCCAATTTCCTCACTACACAACAAATTCTGTAGATG GACGAAAAGCTTCGGAACaggaaataataaaatcatttggATATTCAAAAGCTTTTGCAAAGTCAGCTATCTATGCTTTTGAAGAAACCACATTTGGCTATCTTCCAGAAGGTcttttcaacaataataatcttGAAGCTGCTATCCAAGTGGCAGGATGTGGCTATGAGATCGGCACTACTTGGGGTTCCAAG ATAGGGTGGATGTATGGATCTACATGCGAGGATATTTTAACAAGCCTAGTGATTCATAGAAAAGGATGGAGATCCATTTACATTGCATTAAATCCTCCAGCATTCTTAGGGTGTGCACCCTCACAACTTGTTACTTCATTAACTCAACAGAAGCGATGGGTCACTGGCTTACTTGAAATTCTTTTCAGCAAGCACTGCCCTATTTTTGGTACACTCTTTGAGAATCTACAATGGAAGCAATGTGCAGCCTACTTATGGATCCTCACTTGGGGCATTCGTTCCATTCTTGAGCTTTCTTATGCTTTACTTCCACCCTATTGCCTCATCACTAACACCTCTTTCTTTCCAACC ATGGAAGAGAGAGCAATCTTCATACCGATTTCTCTGTTCATCGTTTACAACTTTCAACAGTTGTTACAATACAAAGAAACGGGTCAATCAGTAAGAGCTTGGTGGAATAACCAAAGAATGGGAAGAATAAACACAATTTGTGCATGGTTGTTTGGAGTAGGCAATGCGGTTCTAAAGCTTTTGGGTGTTAGAGAAACTGTGTTTGAAGTAACAAAGAAAGAGACATATTGTGAGGTAGATTTGGGGCATTTCACATTTGATGAGTCTCCAATGTTTGTGACAGGGACAACCATTTTGTTGCTTCAACTTATTGCTTTGCTCACGAGCTTCATAAGGCTGGGGAGATCAAGAAGTGCAGTGCTTGAGGTGATTTGTAGTTTATGGTTATTTTTATGCTTTTGGCCATTTTTAAAAGGAATACTTATGTTTGGTAAAGGAAGATATGGACTTCCTTTCTCCACCATTTACAAATCAGCTATCTTGACATTGTTGTTTGTGCTATTATGCCTAAGAACAACCGTAAATTAA